DNA sequence from the Methanolobus psychrophilus R15 genome:
CCTTTACAGCCATCTTTGCAGCAACCATGGGTATCGTGATGAATGACATGAAGCGTGTGCTTGCATACTCCACGATCAGCCAGCTCGGGTACATGATGCTTGGGCTCGGTCTGGGTGCAGTGATAGGTGCTGAGGCAGTTGGAATCTCAATGTTCCACCTCATCAACCACGCATTCTTCAAGGCTCTGCTCTTCCTGTGCGCAGGCAGTGTGATCCACGCAGTGGGCACCCACGACATGAGGCAGCTTGGAGGCGTTGCGAAAGTAATGCCGATAACAGCAGCAACAATGATGATTGGAGCCCTGGCACTCGCAGGAATTGGTATCCCCGGTACCTCTATTGGTTTCAGCGGTTTCTTCAGTAAGGATGCTATCATAGAAGCAGCATTCCTTTTCGGTGAGAACGGAGGTGGCTGGGTGCCGTATGTACTTTCAATTGCAGCAGCCCTGTTGACATCTATCTATATATTCCGTCTGATCTTCATGACCTTCTTCGGTAAGCCACGCACTGCATACGGTGGTCATGAGGCCCATGCGTCCATGACTCTCCCCCTTTCCATACTTGCGATCCTTGCACTGGTGTTCGGTGCTCTTACCATGGAAAGGTTCAACAATTTTGTCAGCGAGACGTTCGTCAACAATTTTGTACATATGGATATCCCGGCGCTTGCAGAACTTGGTGGATATCACCTTGCAGCACATGCTGGACATGAGCCACTCATAATACTATGGCTTCCTGTGATTGTCGGAGTTGCAGGTTTGCTCATTGCTTACCTGATATATGGCCTGAAGGTCATCAACATGGACAGGCTCATCTCAAGGAACAATCCCATCTACAAACTCCTCTACAACAGGTACTACCAGAACGCGATCCTCACAAACTTCCTTTCAGTAAAGGTCGTCTATGAGGGACTTGCTTTTGCAGGACGTGCCGTTGACACAGGGTTTGACTGGATCGTCAACTGGATCGGCGACGTCACTATCGATGCAGGTGATGCTCTGCGCCAGCTACAGACAGGTGTTGTACAAAACTATGCAATGGTCGTAATTACAGGAGTAAGCCTCCTCGTAATACTTATTACAGTGGTCATGGAGGTACTCTGATGTTATTATCAATGATAGTGCTCATACCTCTGATATTCGCAGTATTGACACTACTCACAAAAACAAGAGAACAGGCAAGAGTAATGGCCCTGATTGCCACTGTATCCGTCCTGTTGCTCACAGTATACACGTACTTCAATTTTGACAGTACGACAGCCGCAACGCAGTTCGAGGAGTTTTACTCATGGGTACCTTCTCTGGGCATAAGCTACCATCTGGGAATTGACGGAATATCTCTTCCATTGATACTTCTCAATGCAATAGTTATGCCACTGCTCATTCTCTTCACATGGAATGACGACAGGAAAGCACCCAACAGGTTCTATTCCCTAATACTGATAACACAGGGTGCTGTCCTTGGTGTGTTCTGTGCACTGGACTTCTTCCTGTTCTACGTGTTCTGGGAACTGACACTTATACCGCTCTTCTTCATGGTGAGTATATGGGGCGGTCCAAAGAAACACTACGCATCGATTAAGTTCTTCATCTACACCCATGTAGCATCACTTGTAATGCTTCTGGGCATATTCGGTCTGTACTTTGCAGCATGGGAAACAACCGGAACCCCGAGCCTTAGCATCCCGCACCTGCTCGCCCAGTTCCAGTTCATAGAATCCGGGATTACAAGGGACCTGATATTCCTTGCACTGCTGTTTGGTTTCATAGTCAAGCTGCCAGTGTTCCCGTTCCATTCCTGGCTACCGGATGCATACACAGAAGCGCCTACCGCAGGAAGCGTGCTCTTTGTACTGCTTAAGATCGGAGGATACGGTATCTTCAAGATAATGCTCCCGATGCTGCCATTCACAGCATCACCAAACCTGATGATAACGATAATGGGAGCTCTTGGTGCAGTCAGCATCCTGTATGGCGCTTTCCTTGCGCTCGCACAGAAGGATCTCAAGAGGATGGTCGCTTACTCAAGCCTTAGCCACATGGGCTATGTCACATTGGGTGCAGCCGGTCTTGTATCCCTCTCCGTTTCAGGTGCGATGTTCCAGCAGTTCTCCCACGGACTGATCATGAGCATAATGTTCATGTCATGCGGTGTTATCAATAAGGCTACAGGCACAAGGATCATCAACGAGCTTGGAGGCCTTGCGCAGAGAATGCCGAAACTGGCTGTCATCATGGTGCTTGCATTCATGGCATCACTGGGACTTCCGGGACTAACCGGCTTCATCGCCGAGTTCTCTGTGCTGGCAGGCAGTTTTGTGAACCTGCAGGGTTATGTTGTGCTCGCATTGACGGCAATAGTCATAACAGCAGCATACCACCTGTGGGCTCTTCAAAGGGCTATGTTTGGTGTCTATAAAGAAAAACTGGGTAACGTGGTCGATATCAATGGGTACCAGACACTCGCAATGGGTGTTATTGCCATCCTGATCTTGTACTTCGGACTCAATCCAAGCCCGGTGCTTGATATGATGTTAACGAATTCAGAACATATAATTGGCCTGATGGCCGGCATGGGGGTGTAAAAAATGGATCTTATGCTTTTTGCACCTGAAATAACGATGGTTGTCACAGGCCTGGCTGTACTGCTCATAGGCCTGTTCCTTCCTGTAGACTCCAAGAAAGTACTGGGTTACCTTGCAAGTCTTGGTATCATTGCAGCACTATATTTAACTATAGCAAGCCTTGGAACAAATGCACTGGCCTTCTACGATACCTTATCTGTTGACGCTCTTTCGCAGTTCTTCAAGATAGTGTTCCTTGTAGTGGCTCTGCTCTTTTCCATAGCATCCATCAAGTATACCGAAGGTAGTGCTCATGTAGAGGAATTCTATGTGCTGGCTATATTTGCCACTATAGGAATGATGTTCGTGGCATCGGCCAACGACCTTATGGTGCTTTTCGTGGCATTTGAGCTTGCAAGTATCTCGACCTATGCACTCGCAGGCTTTGAGAAGAAGAACCCGCAGTCTCTTGAAGCTGCAATGAAGTACTTCCTTATAGGCTCCCTCTCAGGTGCATTGATGCTCTTTGGTATCACCTTCCTCTATGGTGTTACGGGAACAACAAGCATACCTGGTATCGCAGCCAGTGGAGCAGCTATTGCAGCAAGCCCTATCGGGATCATCTCTGTGGTGCTTCTGATTGCGGGCATGGGTTTCAAGATAGCTCTTGCTCCTTTCCACATGTGGGCACCTGACACATATCAGGGTGCGCCTTCACTTGTATCTGCCCTGCTCGCAGCAGGATCCAAGAAGATGGGTATTGTGGCAGCCTTCAAGGTTTTCATAGTTGCCCTTATAGCCCTCCAGGTACAATGGCAGATAGCATTCGCCATCCTTGCAGTCATAACAATGACACTCGGAAACGTAGCGGCTCTCTCCCAGACAAGCGTCAAGAGAATGCTTGCATACTCTTCACTTGCACAGGCCGGTTACATCACAATGGCATTTGTTGTCCTCACACCAATGGCACTTGGCGGTGGCATACTCTATGCACTGTCTCACGGCTTCATGAAGGCCGGAGCTTTCATAGCAACAGCTGCTGTCGTCTACATGGTACTCTCTGAGAACAAGGATACAAAGGATCCGGACCATATTGACAACTTCAAAGGCCTTGGGCAGAGAATGCCTGTCACTGCGCTCTCCATGACGATATTTGTGTTTGCGCTGGCAGGCATACCGCTTACAGCAGGTTACATGAGCAAGTTCGTATTGTTCTCCTCGACCATCCAGGCAGGGTTCGCATGGCTTGCAGTCATAGCCATAATTAACAGTGCCATATCGCTGTTTTACTATGCCAAGATCGTGAAATACATGTACTTCCTGCCTACCGAGGGAACAAAGATATCAGAACCACTTCCATACACCATTGCCCTTGTTGTGGCTGTTGCCGGTGTGCTTGCGATTGGCTTCTGGCCTGAGCCCTTCATCTACTGGGCAATGGAAGCTGGAAAAGTATTACTTGCAGGAGGAATTTAAATGGCAGACTGTGATCTTTGCGGAGTAGCCCTCCCGACACTTATCCCTGTTAAGGTGTACAAACCTAAGTTCGCTCAGTCCTATCCTCAGGGTATGTGGCAGGGTCTTTGCGACCAATGTGTAGGTGCCGCAATAATAGCAAGCGAGGAGCATGCCCGGACCGGCACATGCGGAACTGCCGGTACATGTCAATTGTGTGGCTCCATTGAGCGCCTGTATGATGTGCCTATCATCAGGCCATCTTTTTCCAAGGGTTCAGAGAAAGATACTGCTTATCTCTGTAAGAGATGCCTCACTTCCATAGGGCAGGCCAAAGCAGAATGGGACCATGATAAGGCTACACATTCGCACGACCATATAACAACCAAACATACGGACCACTAAACCAAGTAAAGTAAGACCGGTATGACACCGGTCTATGATTCTTTTTCTGGATTTCCGGCTTCTCTATGACGGGTTATTCTGCTGTTGTTACTTCTGTGGAAAATCAATGTTTTATCATAACAAAATAGCTTTACTCAGAGTATAAAAACCACTTGTATTGTAAAAAGAGAATACTGAAAGCGGGCATGGTTCGCTTTCTTAACCTGCTGGAGACTTTTAAGAATTATTGCTTTTTCCAGCTGTCCATATCCCTGTCTATCTTTTCAATGTCCTCTTTCAGTCTTTCTGGGACTTGCGCCTCTGATTTGCTTTCACCAAAAGCTCTTCTGATATCTGCGGGACTCGTATATTGTTTGTCAGGAATATCTTGCAGATCAGAAACTATATTCTCTGAAGCATTATGATTCCTTGCATAATCCAGAATGTCCTTTTTTGCTTTTGGATATTCTATGCCTTCTAGTGCTTCCTGTATTGCAGTTGCATTGCTTCTAATATTTCACTCCCCCTTTTTATGGAATTACCTTTAATACTATGTCTGGTAGCGTATAAATAAATACTTAAATATGATTGATGAGTAAATATAATGCAAATTGTATGGAACTTTGTCGTCCTGAATTAATACTGCCACCAGTTCAGTCCTGAAAATAACTATTTGATTTTTTCAGTATAAATCAATCGGATTCCTTTTGACTATAAATATCAGAATAGATAGCTCACTTTGCTCCGCATTAATCTTTTATTAATCGTTCATTCTCTCTCGCGAACTGCCTTACTGCTCCCGACTGCCGGCCTTCCTTAAACTCATCCCTTACATCCAATGAACTTTTATATGTTCTATCTGATACCTCCTGTAAATCTGACATAATGTCTTCTGAGAGACTATGGTTTTTAGCATATTCCAGAATCTCTTCTTTCCTTTTTGGATAATTGATATCTTCAAGTGCTGATTGTATCTCAGCTGCATCGCTTTTCATAGTCTCCTCTCCCATTTGAAAATGCGATGCTTAAATAATCCTATGTTATGCGATGATATAAATAAATGCTTGAATAGATCTTTCAGCCACCTTGTCTAACATACTAATTACGATGCCTGCTTGAAACATCGAGCCTTTTGATCTGAGTTTTTAGAGAAGGAGAGGTCTTTCCGCATTGTCATAGAGGTGAGTGGTTTGAGTTCATTGAACTATGGTCAGTTTAACTTTTGCTCATTCGAAATATATATCGCTTGAGCAATATTACTTCTTCTCTTTTTGCAAAAGACTATCAATTTTATCTGAGAGGCGTTGTATTTCTCGGTGTAGCCCTTCTATCTCATCTGACTGCGATTCCTTGTCCTTCCCGATAAGAATGCTTGCAAGTGCGGCAGTTATGTATCCAAAGATGGCAAATGCATAAAGGGCCAGTAAAAATGTCAATACTCTTCCTTCACTGGTTACAGGCCAGTATTGGCTCCCAATCGTGGTCATAATCATACTGGTCCACCAAAGTGCATCTCCGTAGGAATCAAAGTATGGGTATTCAAAATTGTACATTCCTGCTGCACCAAGTAGAATTATAAAGGTTGTAAGAGCCAGCACGTATCCCAGTCCTCTTCTTTCCATAGTGGTTCTAACTATCCCCAGGCTTCTGTTAAAGGATGAGACCAATCTGGCAAGATTAAAGGACTGGCTAACCCGCACTATTTTTATGACTCTGGATGCTCTGAATAGCCTAAGGATGCGTAAAGGCGGTAAAAGTAGTGATAATGCTATCAGCCAATTCTGTTTTAAATACTCTTTTCTACGGGGGGCGATATAAAGTTCGATTGTAAAATCAAGTATAAAGATAAGCCATATGATACTGTTCACAGTTTGCAATAAAGGTGGAAGCCCATACAATAAATCTAGAATTATGAGAGCCAGCCATAAGATGGCCAAAAATATAAGAGGAAGATCCAGTGTTTCATTAATTTCCAAGAGTATATTTTCTCTTTCTTTATGTGATTGTTCTTTATCCATGTGATTCTCGTTTCTTAGCTGATAAAGTATTTTATATATCTTCCAAAGAGACTTACCAGAAAGAAGTCTTATTAATGACTATAAAAAAGGTAAATTTAAACAGTAACCCTTTGTTCAATTGTATCTTCTGACATAAATAATGCTCTAAACTTTTTGTAAAGATGCTTTTTATTAAAGTGCTTGATCAATCTTTCAGCGTAAACTCTCATGCAGTTTGATGCCGTTCCTTAGTTCT
Encoded proteins:
- a CDS encoding F420H2 dehydrogenase subunit L; its protein translation is MAVGDYAFLIPLLPALAFVLTFFLGKKLPNGGAIIPIVAIATSFVISLLITVGLLQNPEQVINQSVTWFAMLNLGILVDPLAAVMLTMVTFVSLLIHIYSTGYMSHDRAQYRYFAETSLFTASMLSLIISDNILQLFISWELVGLCSYLLIGFWYQKPAAASAAKKAFLTTRIGDVMFLAGIVVLFSDLFRLYNGSIPEGVFILKFDEIFSQIPQLAAMSTPILGFQVNHLTLITLLFLGGAIGKSGQFPLHVWLPDAMEGPTTVSALIHAATMVTAGIYLVARTFPMFIAAPDSLMVVAYIGAFTAIFAATMGIVMNDMKRVLAYSTISQLGYMMLGLGLGAVIGAEAVGISMFHLINHAFFKALLFLCAGSVIHAVGTHDMRQLGGVAKVMPITAATMMIGALALAGIGIPGTSIGFSGFFSKDAIIEAAFLFGENGGGWVPYVLSIAAALLTSIYIFRLIFMTFFGKPRTAYGGHEAHASMTLPLSILAILALVFGALTMERFNNFVSETFVNNFVHMDIPALAELGGYHLAAHAGHEPLIILWLPVIVGVAGLLIAYLIYGLKVINMDRLISRNNPIYKLLYNRYYQNAILTNFLSVKVVYEGLAFAGRAVDTGFDWIVNWIGDVTIDAGDALRQLQTGVVQNYAMVVITGVSLLVILITVVMEVL
- a CDS encoding potassium channel protein; translated protein: MDKEQSHKERENILLEINETLDLPLIFLAILWLALIILDLLYGLPPLLQTVNSIIWLIFILDFTIELYIAPRRKEYLKQNWLIALSLLLPPLRILRLFRASRVIKIVRVSQSFNLARLVSSFNRSLGIVRTTMERRGLGYVLALTTFIILLGAAGMYNFEYPYFDSYGDALWWTSMIMTTIGSQYWPVTSEGRVLTFLLALYAFAIFGYITAALASILIGKDKESQSDEIEGLHREIQRLSDKIDSLLQKEKK
- a CDS encoding F420H2 dehydrogenase subunit N, with the protein product MDLMLFAPEITMVVTGLAVLLIGLFLPVDSKKVLGYLASLGIIAALYLTIASLGTNALAFYDTLSVDALSQFFKIVFLVVALLFSIASIKYTEGSAHVEEFYVLAIFATIGMMFVASANDLMVLFVAFELASISTYALAGFEKKNPQSLEAAMKYFLIGSLSGALMLFGITFLYGVTGTTSIPGIAASGAAIAASPIGIISVVLLIAGMGFKIALAPFHMWAPDTYQGAPSLVSALLAAGSKKMGIVAAFKVFIVALIALQVQWQIAFAILAVITMTLGNVAALSQTSVKRMLAYSSLAQAGYITMAFVVLTPMALGGGILYALSHGFMKAGAFIATAAVVYMVLSENKDTKDPDHIDNFKGLGQRMPVTALSMTIFVFALAGIPLTAGYMSKFVLFSSTIQAGFAWLAVIAIINSAISLFYYAKIVKYMYFLPTEGTKISEPLPYTIALVVAVAGVLAIGFWPEPFIYWAMEAGKVLLAGGI
- a CDS encoding F420H2 dehydrogenase subunit M, translating into MLLSMIVLIPLIFAVLTLLTKTREQARVMALIATVSVLLLTVYTYFNFDSTTAATQFEEFYSWVPSLGISYHLGIDGISLPLILLNAIVMPLLILFTWNDDRKAPNRFYSLILITQGAVLGVFCALDFFLFYVFWELTLIPLFFMVSIWGGPKKHYASIKFFIYTHVASLVMLLGIFGLYFAAWETTGTPSLSIPHLLAQFQFIESGITRDLIFLALLFGFIVKLPVFPFHSWLPDAYTEAPTAGSVLFVLLKIGGYGIFKIMLPMLPFTASPNLMITIMGALGAVSILYGAFLALAQKDLKRMVAYSSLSHMGYVTLGAAGLVSLSVSGAMFQQFSHGLIMSIMFMSCGVINKATGTRIINELGGLAQRMPKLAVIMVLAFMASLGLPGLTGFIAEFSVLAGSFVNLQGYVVLALTAIVITAAYHLWALQRAMFGVYKEKLGNVVDINGYQTLAMGVIAILILYFGLNPSPVLDMMLTNSEHIIGLMAGMGV
- a CDS encoding F420H2 dehydrogenase, subunit FpoO, which gives rise to MADCDLCGVALPTLIPVKVYKPKFAQSYPQGMWQGLCDQCVGAAIIASEEHARTGTCGTAGTCQLCGSIERLYDVPIIRPSFSKGSEKDTAYLCKRCLTSIGQAKAEWDHDKATHSHDHITTKHTDH